A window from Halomicrobium urmianum encodes these proteins:
- a CDS encoding RimK family alpha-L-glutamate ligase, producing MTDDITVGVLSLHNSKETKAILNAAEDLGFGTEWLRAENTAVDVSDGTATMEPAVDVIVNRLLLSSDEDPMEGIGLASTLDRLRPMLNRPDATATAMHKFATATALAAEDVPVPDALLALSRDRLNAERDRFGDRAVYKTAIGTHGGGTWLVDADEPVNAQVGTRQAFLQEFLERDPDTHRDLRIYVVGDQIVAAMNRYAPEGEWRTNVALGGDVADATDDLPPEVADMALRAADVVGLDCAGVDIIQGDDGYAVLEVNPTAGFRGLFRATGVSPAPHIVREAVEQVGGSVPDEDVERVAQGLDDSRPSAVPLGHAEQASENVTIGYIEEVVVAGTRGHETVMAKSDTGADRTSVDSEIAARIGTGPIKDIVRVKSGTSARGRSRPVVDLVIGIGGTQHTVSASIEDRSHMDYPLLLGRDILEHYQVDVTRSADGAADRGDGVEEEE from the coding sequence ATGACTGACGACATAACGGTCGGGGTCCTGAGCCTTCACAACAGTAAAGAAACCAAGGCCATCCTCAACGCGGCCGAGGACCTGGGCTTCGGCACGGAGTGGCTCCGGGCGGAGAACACCGCCGTCGACGTCTCCGACGGGACGGCCACGATGGAGCCGGCGGTCGACGTCATCGTCAACCGCCTGCTGCTCTCCAGCGACGAGGACCCGATGGAGGGCATCGGGCTGGCGTCGACGCTGGACCGGCTCCGGCCGATGCTCAACCGGCCGGACGCGACGGCGACGGCGATGCACAAGTTCGCCACGGCGACGGCGCTGGCGGCCGAGGACGTCCCCGTCCCCGACGCCCTGCTGGCGCTGTCCCGGGACCGGCTGAACGCCGAGCGCGACCGCTTCGGCGACCGCGCCGTCTACAAGACCGCCATCGGCACGCACGGCGGCGGCACCTGGCTCGTCGACGCCGACGAACCGGTCAACGCCCAGGTCGGGACCCGACAGGCCTTCCTCCAGGAGTTCCTCGAGCGGGACCCCGACACCCACCGCGACCTGCGAATCTACGTCGTCGGGGATCAGATCGTCGCCGCGATGAACCGCTACGCCCCCGAGGGGGAGTGGCGGACCAACGTCGCGCTCGGCGGCGACGTCGCGGACGCCACCGACGACCTCCCGCCGGAGGTGGCCGACATGGCTCTCCGGGCGGCCGACGTCGTCGGCCTGGACTGCGCCGGCGTGGACATCATCCAGGGCGACGACGGTTACGCGGTGCTGGAGGTCAACCCCACGGCCGGGTTCCGCGGGCTGTTCCGCGCCACGGGCGTCAGCCCGGCACCCCACATCGTCCGGGAGGCCGTCGAGCAGGTCGGCGGGAGCGTCCCGGACGAGGACGTCGAGCGGGTCGCCCAGGGGCTGGACGACTCAAGGCCGTCCGCCGTCCCCCTGGGGCACGCGGAACAGGCCTCGGAGAACGTGACCATCGGCTACATCGAGGAGGTCGTCGTCGCCGGGACGCGGGGCCACGAGACGGTCATGGCCAAGTCGGACACGGGCGCCGACCGGACCAGCGTCGACTCGGAGATCGCCGCCCGTATCGGCACCGGCCCGATCAAGGACATCGTCCGCGTCAAGTCCGGCACCAGCGCGCGCGGGCGCTCGCGGCCGGTCGTCGACCTCGTGATCGGTATCGGCGGGACCCAGCACACCGTCTCGGCGAGCATCGAGGACCGCAGCCACATGGACTACCCCCTGCTGCTCGGCCGCGACATCCTCGAACACTACCAGGTCGACGTGACGCGGTCGGCCGACGGCGCCGCGGACCGCGGCGACGGCGTGGAAGAGGAAGAGTAG
- a CDS encoding helix-turn-helix domain-containing protein, translated as MAKYSTGSGGGGAGESCELCGASERDLREATVAGATLQVCPDCAEHGEGETRGASGSRDDQNRDRDRRAAQNAARIHDAAQGDSTHWEEHGTDYEGDQLPYLVRDYGRRVVEARQEAGLQTEELAEEIDEDEADVLAVEQGRATQANVGGSVVGKLEEYLDVDLSEES; from the coding sequence ATGGCCAAGTACTCGACCGGCAGTGGCGGCGGCGGGGCCGGCGAGAGCTGCGAGCTCTGCGGCGCCAGCGAGCGAGACCTGCGGGAGGCCACGGTGGCCGGCGCGACCCTGCAGGTCTGCCCGGACTGCGCCGAGCACGGCGAGGGGGAGACCCGCGGAGCGAGCGGCTCGCGCGACGACCAGAACCGCGACCGGGACCGACGCGCGGCGCAGAACGCCGCCAGGATCCACGACGCGGCCCAGGGCGACTCCACGCACTGGGAGGAGCACGGCACCGACTACGAGGGCGATCAGCTTCCGTACCTCGTGAGAGACTACGGGCGGCGCGTCGTCGAGGCGCGGCAGGAGGCCGGCCTCCAGACCGAGGAACTCGCCGAGGAGATCGACGAGGACGAGGCGGACGTCCTCGCCGTCGAGCAGGGCCGCGCGACGCAGGCGAACGTCGGTGGCTCCGTCGTCGGGAAGCTCGAGGAGTACCTGGACGTCGATCTCTCCGAAGAGAGCTGA
- the sdhC gene encoding succinate dehydrogenase, cytochrome b556 subunit — MSQSYNRGTVEDFGRWREFAAGMWAWIFHKFTGWVLVGYLFTHIAVLSTATQGADLYTNTLQGLEALLIVRFMEVGLLAVAVFHILNGIRLLFVDLGVGLEAQDKSFYASLVLTGAITVASVPTFLGEPLI; from the coding sequence ATGAGTCAGTCTTACAATCGCGGCACCGTCGAGGACTTCGGACGGTGGCGGGAGTTCGCGGCCGGGATGTGGGCCTGGATCTTCCACAAGTTCACCGGCTGGGTGCTCGTGGGCTATCTCTTCACCCACATCGCGGTGCTGAGCACCGCGACCCAGGGGGCCGACCTCTACACGAACACGCTTCAGGGCCTTGAGGCGCTCCTGATCGTACGCTTCATGGAGGTTGGCCTGCTGGCGGTCGCCGTGTTCCACATCCTCAACGGGATCCGCCTGCTGTTCGTCGACCTCGGCGTCGGCCTGGAGGCACAGGACAAAAGCTTCTACGCGTCGCTCGTGCTGACCGGTGCGATCACGGTCGCGAGCGTGCCGACCTTCCTCGGGGAGCCACTGATCTAA
- a CDS encoding succinate dehydrogenase/fumarate reductase iron-sulfur subunit, translating into MSTIEQQESDETEAETETETAVESPGDRRRREKAERAVEDEARREAEEAAHEFDEAVELKVFRYDPEVQGKEEPRFDDFTVPFHKGMTVLDALIYSRDHYDSSLTFRHSCRQAVCGSDALFINGRQRLACKTQIADLDGDTIRVEPLPHQEVVKDLVVDMEHFYEQMHAVEPYFDPDELPDDEMEEQRQSRENREKIKMSTRCIWCGACMSSCNIAAGDNEYLGPAAINKAYRFAMDEREGENRKQERLRIVEQEHGVWRCQTQFSCTEVCPKDIPLTEHIQELKRESVKNNLKFW; encoded by the coding sequence ATGAGTACGATAGAACAACAGGAATCGGACGAGACGGAGGCAGAGACGGAGACAGAGACGGCGGTCGAGTCGCCGGGCGACCGGCGCCGCCGCGAGAAGGCCGAGCGGGCCGTCGAGGACGAGGCCCGTCGGGAGGCCGAAGAGGCCGCCCACGAGTTCGACGAGGCGGTCGAGCTGAAGGTGTTCCGGTACGATCCGGAGGTCCAGGGCAAGGAAGAACCGCGGTTCGACGACTTCACCGTCCCCTTCCACAAGGGGATGACGGTGCTGGACGCGCTCATCTACTCGCGCGACCACTACGACTCGTCGCTGACCTTCCGCCACTCGTGCCGACAGGCCGTCTGCGGCTCCGACGCCCTGTTCATCAACGGCCGCCAGCGGCTGGCCTGCAAGACCCAGATCGCGGACCTCGACGGCGACACCATCCGCGTGGAGCCGCTCCCCCACCAGGAGGTCGTCAAGGACCTCGTCGTGGACATGGAGCACTTCTACGAGCAGATGCACGCCGTCGAGCCGTACTTCGACCCGGACGAGTTGCCCGACGACGAGATGGAGGAGCAGCGCCAGAGCCGGGAGAACCGCGAGAAGATCAAGATGTCGACGCGATGCATCTGGTGTGGCGCCTGCATGTCCTCCTGTAACATCGCCGCCGGGGACAACGAGTACCTCGGCCCGGCGGCCATCAACAAGGCCTACCGGTTCGCGATGGACGAGCGGGAGGGCGAGAACCGCAAGCAGGAGCGCCTGCGGATCGTCGAGCAGGAACACGGCGTCTGGCGCTGCCAGACCCAGTTCTCCTGCACCGAGGTGTGCCCGAAGGACATCCCGCTGACCGAGCACATCCAGGAACTGAAGCGGGAATCGGTCAAGAACAACCTCAAGTTCTGGTAA
- a CDS encoding succinylglutamate desuccinylase/aspartoacylase family protein — translation MAEATPFTYDGGRVDPGETANVRYTVSETYLGDPVRMPVTIVNGAEPGPTAFLSAAAHGDELNGVEVVREVAHEWDHADLHGTLVCLPVLNVPGFMAQQRYLPIYDRDLNRSFPGKADSTSAKRMADEIFRNFVEPCDLGLDFHTSTRGRTNMLHVRGDMEDAGAERVGKAFATNLIISSEGPSGSLRREATEAGVPTITIEMGEAHRFQREFIDRALVGTRSVLAEFGLLPTETVAWPGWRTIVSDSDEKTWIRADVGGLVDMHHDRGSVVYEGEPICTIADPFKTDATVVEAPFTGLLVGVLENPLVYPGNPLCHLVHLDERTLRAIERDGAPVHDEAASPTTA, via the coding sequence ATGGCAGAGGCGACCCCGTTCACGTACGACGGCGGACGGGTCGATCCCGGCGAGACGGCGAACGTGCGGTACACCGTCAGCGAGACGTATCTCGGGGATCCAGTTCGGATGCCCGTCACCATCGTGAACGGGGCCGAGCCGGGCCCGACGGCGTTTCTCTCGGCGGCGGCCCACGGCGACGAACTCAACGGCGTCGAGGTGGTCCGCGAGGTGGCCCACGAGTGGGACCACGCGGACCTGCACGGGACGCTGGTCTGTCTGCCGGTGCTGAACGTCCCCGGGTTCATGGCCCAGCAGCGGTACCTCCCCATCTACGACCGCGACCTCAACCGCTCGTTCCCGGGGAAGGCCGACTCGACCAGCGCCAAGCGCATGGCCGACGAGATCTTCCGGAACTTCGTCGAGCCCTGCGACCTGGGGCTGGACTTCCACACGTCCACGCGCGGGCGGACGAACATGCTCCACGTCCGCGGTGACATGGAGGACGCGGGCGCCGAGCGGGTCGGCAAGGCGTTCGCGACCAACCTGATCATCTCCTCGGAGGGGCCGTCGGGGTCGCTGCGGCGCGAGGCTACTGAGGCGGGCGTCCCGACCATCACCATCGAGATGGGCGAGGCCCACCGCTTCCAGCGGGAGTTCATCGACCGGGCGCTGGTCGGCACCCGATCGGTGCTGGCGGAGTTCGGACTGCTGCCGACCGAGACGGTGGCCTGGCCCGGCTGGCGAACCATCGTCTCCGACAGCGACGAGAAGACCTGGATCCGCGCCGACGTCGGCGGCCTCGTGGACATGCACCACGACCGGGGCTCGGTCGTCTACGAGGGTGAGCCCATCTGCACCATCGCCGACCCCTTCAAGACCGACGCGACGGTCGTCGAGGCTCCCTTCACCGGGCTGCTCGTCGGCGTCCTCGAGAACCCGCTCGTCTATCCCGGGAACCCGCTGTGTCACCTCGTCCACCTGGACGAGCGGACGCTGCGGGCCATCGAGCGGGACGGTGCGCCGGTCCACGACGAGGCGGCGAGCCCGACAACCGCGTGA
- a CDS encoding HAD family hydrolase has product MTDDLIRCPALRTGVTDDYDAVVYDLDGTLVRLDVDWETVRREADAALRERDVDADGRDLWGMLDHAERRGHRDVVESVIADHEVEGAESSELLTLVDELPLSVPAGVVSLNCEAAVRRALELHGADQHVDAVVGRDSLDARKPDPTPLLWIADELGVDPEQSLFVGDSRSDAEAAEAAGFDFEWASERGE; this is encoded by the coding sequence ATGACCGACGATTTGATACGGTGTCCGGCGCTACGAACGGGCGTGACCGACGACTACGACGCCGTCGTCTACGACCTCGACGGGACGCTCGTGCGGCTCGACGTCGACTGGGAGACCGTGCGTCGGGAGGCCGACGCCGCCCTCCGCGAGCGCGACGTGGACGCCGACGGGCGCGACCTGTGGGGGATGCTCGACCACGCCGAACGGCGAGGCCACCGTGACGTCGTCGAGTCGGTCATCGCCGACCACGAGGTCGAGGGGGCCGAGTCCTCCGAGCTGCTGACGCTGGTCGACGAGCTCCCGCTGTCCGTCCCCGCGGGTGTCGTCTCGCTCAACTGCGAAGCGGCCGTCCGCCGGGCGCTGGAACTGCACGGGGCCGACCAGCACGTCGACGCCGTCGTGGGCCGGGACTCGTTGGACGCCCGCAAGCCCGATCCGACGCCGCTTTTGTGGATCGCCGACGAACTCGGCGTCGACCCCGAGCAGTCGCTGTTCGTCGGTGACTCCCGGAGCGACGCCGAGGCCGCCGAGGCGGCCGGCTTCGACTTCGAGTGGGCGAGCGAGCGGGGCGAGTGA
- a CDS encoding DUF5822 domain-containing protein, translating into MPARETTNPDGIDYGWVMQVTFVATIVVGAPTVALLSTTTELASWTERALFAVRVGAPIWFLTSIAAYLYARREA; encoded by the coding sequence GTGCCAGCGCGCGAGACGACGAATCCGGACGGGATCGACTACGGGTGGGTCATGCAGGTCACCTTCGTCGCCACCATCGTCGTCGGCGCGCCCACCGTCGCCCTCCTCTCGACGACGACCGAACTCGCCTCGTGGACCGAGCGAGCGCTGTTCGCCGTCCGCGTCGGTGCGCCGATCTGGTTTCTCACCTCGATCGCGGCGTACCTGTACGCCCGGCGGGAGGCGTAG
- a CDS encoding FAD-binding protein: MYEHDVIVVGAGGAGLRAAIAAHEEGADVALVTKLHPVRSHTGAAEGGINAALREGDDWDLHAYDTMKGSDYLGDAPAIDVFAQDAPEEVVQLEHWGMPFSREDDGRASQRPFGGMSFPRTTYAGAETGHHLLHTMYEQVVKRGIEVYDEWYVTDLAVTDHEDPEDRECHGVIGYEIATGNVEGFRANDGVILATGGLGQAFDHTTNAVANTGDGCAMAYRAGVPLEDMEMIQFHPTTLPSTGVLISEGVRGEGGILYNDDEERFMFEYGYANNDGELASRDVVSRAELTEVNNGRGIEDEYVHLDMRHLGEERILDRLENILHLAEDFEGVDGLDEPMPVKPGQHYAMGGIECDENGATCVDGLYAAGETACVSLHGANRLGGNALPELLVFGARAGRHAAGADMKESEISTGPSAQSEPGDVEPPVEPGAVDAGSDDVAADGAAVEPDEVLEHAVQRERERVESFLEEDGINHAEVRSDVQETMTENVNVFREEDNLRQALRDIRAGRERYQDVAVADPSRTYNTDLIHTMETRNILDVAEAITLGALAREEFRGAHWRAEFQERRDEEWIKHTMLAWNDGTPELYYKPVLLESQWNEYEPKERSY; encoded by the coding sequence ATGTACGAACACGACGTAATCGTGGTCGGCGCGGGCGGCGCCGGCCTGCGAGCGGCCATCGCGGCTCACGAAGAGGGCGCCGACGTCGCGCTCGTGACCAAGCTCCACCCGGTCCGGAGCCACACGGGCGCGGCCGAGGGCGGGATCAACGCCGCGCTCCGAGAGGGCGACGACTGGGACCTGCACGCCTACGACACGATGAAGGGGTCGGACTACCTCGGGGACGCCCCCGCCATCGACGTCTTCGCGCAGGACGCCCCCGAAGAGGTCGTCCAGCTGGAGCACTGGGGCATGCCGTTCTCCCGCGAGGACGACGGCCGCGCCTCCCAGCGCCCCTTCGGCGGCATGTCGTTCCCGCGGACCACCTACGCCGGCGCCGAGACCGGTCACCACCTGCTGCACACGATGTACGAGCAGGTGGTCAAGCGGGGCATCGAGGTGTACGACGAGTGGTACGTCACCGACCTCGCGGTGACCGACCACGAGGACCCCGAGGACCGCGAGTGTCACGGCGTCATCGGTTACGAGATCGCGACGGGTAACGTCGAGGGCTTCCGCGCCAACGACGGCGTCATCCTCGCCACCGGCGGCCTCGGTCAGGCGTTCGACCACACGACCAACGCCGTGGCCAACACCGGCGACGGCTGCGCCATGGCCTACCGCGCCGGCGTCCCGCTGGAGGACATGGAGATGATCCAGTTTCACCCGACGACGCTCCCCTCCACGGGGGTGCTCATCTCCGAGGGCGTCCGCGGCGAGGGCGGCATCCTCTACAACGACGACGAGGAGCGGTTCATGTTCGAGTACGGCTACGCCAACAACGACGGCGAACTCGCCTCCCGCGACGTCGTCTCCCGCGCCGAGCTGACGGAGGTCAACAACGGGCGCGGCATCGAGGACGAGTACGTCCACCTCGACATGCGCCACCTGGGCGAGGAGCGCATCCTCGACCGCCTAGAGAACATCCTCCACCTCGCGGAGGACTTCGAGGGCGTCGACGGCCTCGACGAGCCGATGCCCGTCAAGCCCGGCCAGCACTACGCCATGGGCGGCATCGAGTGCGACGAGAACGGCGCCACCTGCGTCGACGGCCTCTACGCCGCCGGCGAGACGGCCTGCGTCTCCCTGCACGGCGCCAATCGCCTGGGCGGCAACGCGCTGCCCGAACTGCTCGTGTTCGGTGCCCGCGCCGGTCGCCACGCCGCCGGCGCCGACATGAAGGAGTCGGAGATCTCGACCGGCCCCTCCGCACAGAGCGAGCCGGGCGACGTCGAACCGCCCGTCGAGCCCGGTGCCGTCGACGCGGGCAGCGACGACGTCGCCGCCGATGGAGCGGCGGTCGAGCCGGACGAGGTGCTCGAACACGCCGTCCAGCGCGAGCGCGAACGCGTCGAGTCGTTCCTCGAGGAGGACGGCATCAACCACGCCGAGGTCCGCTCGGACGTCCAGGAGACGATGACCGAGAACGTCAACGTGTTCCGCGAGGAAGACAACCTGCGGCAGGCCCTGCGGGACATCCGTGCCGGCCGAGAGCGGTACCAGGACGTCGCCGTCGCTGACCCCTCGCGCACGTACAACACGGACCTGATCCACACCATGGAGACGCGGAACATCCTCGACGTCGCCGAGGCCATCACCCTCGGCGCGCTGGCCCGCGAGGAGTTCCGCGGCGCCCACTGGCGCGCCGAGTTCCAGGAGCGCCGCGACGAGGAGTGGATCAAGCACACCATGCTCGCCTGGAACGACGGGACGCCGGAGCTGTACTACAAGCCCGTCCTGCTGGAGAGCCAGTGGAACGAGTACGAGCCCAAAGAGCGCAGCTACTGA
- a CDS encoding succinate dehydrogenase hydrophobic membrane anchor subunit → MAEHYSSFERGGRRWLLQRLTAVFLIGVLAFHFFLLHFVNHAAEITFAGTQARMRQVSYFATMWLFLVTATFHGVNGVYNAFINQGLEGSRKRTVKWVLVVAGVLLVAQGTRVALAMNGFL, encoded by the coding sequence ATGGCAGAGCACTACTCCTCCTTCGAGCGGGGCGGCCGGCGCTGGCTCCTCCAGCGGCTCACGGCGGTCTTCCTGATCGGCGTGCTGGCGTTCCACTTCTTCCTGCTGCACTTCGTGAACCACGCCGCCGAGATCACGTTCGCGGGCACGCAGGCCCGGATGCGGCAGGTGAGCTACTTCGCGACGATGTGGCTGTTCCTCGTGACCGCCACCTTCCACGGCGTCAACGGCGTGTACAACGCATTCATCAACCAGGGCCTCGAAGGGTCGCGCAAGCGCACGGTCAAGTGGGTTCTGGTCGTCGCGGGCGTGCTGCTGGTCGCGCAGGGAACCCGCGTCGCGCTCGCCATGAACGGCTTCCTCTAA
- a CDS encoding ATP-binding protein, translated as MVSNRPSPALEAADSAPTALCVLSEGIISYANPSTAALLGRDADALAGDRFLDHVAPADRERVDDALEGPIEGERTVRFELADPENRRTIVEGEWTGDDEGDVVGTLRDVTGRIERERRLERESEMLDSLLEHIPMSVYFKDRQSRHERVSQHMICPDLDSCIVGPDGKHHHHPEDIHGKTDFDLYDPAFAAEAVEDDRQVVEEEETVYDRVDESTTPLGETFFSSTTKVPRYDDEGDVVGLVGVTMDVTDRMSYERELERQNERLEEFTEVLSHDLRNPLTVARTSLGAVDDDVDHPRIEPATDALDRISALIDEVRTFVIEGRTVEDPDVADLATAAEDAWQSVDTGAADLKVEVSHRIRADYDRLQRLLENVFRNAVEHGSTSPDSQPRQDAVEHGSTGSRSSETHENAVEHAAGPDGEVTVTVGDLETGFYVADDGPGVPDDLRDEVFERGVTTSDDGTGFGLAIVRNIAEAHDWTVSVTDADDGGARFEIADVVRVEDGSTGHR; from the coding sequence ATGGTTTCGAACCGGCCCTCCCCGGCGCTGGAGGCGGCCGACAGCGCCCCGACGGCCCTCTGCGTCCTCAGCGAGGGAATCATCTCCTACGCGAACCCGTCGACGGCCGCGCTGCTCGGACGGGACGCCGACGCGCTCGCCGGCGACCGCTTTCTCGACCACGTCGCGCCGGCCGACAGGGAGCGGGTCGACGACGCCCTCGAGGGACCGATCGAGGGCGAGCGAACGGTCCGGTTCGAGCTGGCCGACCCGGAGAACCGGCGGACGATCGTCGAGGGCGAGTGGACCGGTGACGACGAGGGCGACGTCGTCGGGACCCTCAGGGACGTCACGGGACGGATCGAACGCGAGCGCCGCCTCGAACGGGAGAGCGAGATGCTCGATTCCCTGCTGGAGCACATCCCGATGTCGGTGTACTTCAAGGACCGACAGAGCCGCCACGAGCGGGTCAGCCAGCACATGATCTGTCCGGACCTGGACAGCTGCATCGTCGGACCGGACGGCAAGCACCACCACCACCCCGAGGACATCCACGGCAAGACCGACTTCGACCTGTACGATCCGGCGTTCGCCGCGGAGGCGGTCGAGGACGATCGGCAGGTCGTCGAGGAGGAGGAGACGGTGTACGACAGGGTCGACGAGTCGACGACGCCGCTCGGGGAGACGTTCTTCTCGTCGACGACCAAGGTCCCCCGCTACGACGACGAGGGCGACGTCGTCGGGCTGGTCGGCGTGACGATGGACGTCACCGACCGGATGAGCTACGAGCGCGAGCTCGAACGGCAGAACGAGCGCCTGGAGGAGTTCACCGAGGTCCTCTCCCACGACCTCCGCAACCCCCTGACAGTCGCGCGGACGAGCCTCGGGGCGGTCGACGACGACGTCGATCACCCGCGGATCGAGCCGGCGACCGACGCGCTCGATCGCATCTCCGCGCTCATCGACGAGGTCCGCACGTTCGTCATCGAGGGCCGCACCGTCGAGGACCCCGACGTCGCTGACCTGGCGACCGCCGCCGAGGACGCCTGGCAGAGCGTCGACACGGGCGCGGCCGATCTGAAAGTCGAGGTGAGCCACCGAATCCGCGCCGACTACGACCGGCTCCAGCGCCTCCTGGAGAACGTCTTCCGCAACGCCGTGGAGCACGGCTCCACGAGCCCTGACTCGCAGCCTCGTCAGGACGCCGTCGAACACGGCTCGACAGGCTCTCGTTCGTCAGAGACTCACGAGAACGCCGTGGAGCACGCCGCCGGCCCCGACGGCGAGGTCACCGTGACGGTGGGCGACCTCGAGACGGGGTTCTACGTGGCCGACGACGGCCCCGGCGTCCCCGATGACTTGCGCGACGAAGTGTTCGAGCGCGGCGTCACGACCAGCGACGACGGCACCGGGTTCGGCCTGGCCATCGTCAGGAATATCGCCGAGGCTCACGACTGGACGGTGTCCGTCACGGACGCCGACGACGGGGGTGCCCGGTTCGAGATCGCCGACGTCGTCCGCGTCGAGGACGGCTCCACCGGTCACCGCTGA
- a CDS encoding 5'-deoxyadenosine deaminase, which translates to MIVSGTVVADAETTVEDGAVVTDGAEIVFVGERSEAADRYPDHERRSFDVVAPGLVGAHVHSIQTLGRGIADDAPLLEWLEDHVLPLEAAMGPEATRTAATLGYLECLGSGVTTVLDHLSVNHAAAAFEAAVETGIRGRLGKVLMDYDAPDGLQEDAEEGLRESEQLIEEYHGAAGGRIRYAVTPRFAVSCTEACLRGTRELADSHDGVRVHTHASENRDEVATVEERTGRRNVAWLDEVGLTGPDVTLAHCVWTDEREREIIDETDTRVVHCPSSNMKLASGVAPVQDYLDRGVTVGLGNDGPPCNNTLDPFTEMRQASLLAKVDGLDATALPASTVFEMATAGGATAAGFERVGALREGYRADVIGLSTDGPRATPVHDPVSHLVFAAHGDDVRFTMVDGDVVYHDGEFAAVDADAVTSRASEFAAELTDG; encoded by the coding sequence ATGATCGTCTCGGGCACCGTCGTGGCCGACGCGGAGACGACCGTCGAAGACGGAGCAGTCGTCACCGACGGCGCCGAGATCGTCTTCGTCGGGGAGCGCAGCGAGGCCGCCGACCGCTATCCGGACCACGAGCGTCGATCGTTCGACGTCGTCGCGCCGGGGCTGGTCGGGGCGCACGTCCACTCCATCCAGACGCTGGGGCGGGGCATCGCCGACGACGCGCCCCTGCTGGAGTGGCTGGAGGACCACGTCCTCCCGCTGGAGGCCGCGATGGGGCCGGAGGCGACCCGGACGGCGGCGACGCTGGGCTACCTGGAGTGTCTCGGGAGCGGCGTGACCACCGTCCTCGACCACCTCTCGGTCAACCACGCGGCGGCGGCCTTTGAGGCGGCCGTCGAGACGGGCATCCGCGGACGCCTCGGGAAGGTCCTCATGGACTACGACGCCCCGGACGGGCTTCAGGAGGACGCCGAGGAGGGACTGCGAGAGTCGGAGCAGTTGATCGAGGAGTACCACGGAGCCGCCGGCGGACGGATCCGCTACGCCGTGACCCCGCGCTTCGCCGTCTCCTGCACCGAGGCGTGCCTGCGGGGCACACGCGAACTGGCGGACTCGCACGACGGCGTCAGGGTCCACACGCACGCCAGCGAGAACCGCGACGAGGTGGCGACCGTCGAGGAGCGGACCGGGCGGCGCAACGTCGCGTGGCTGGACGAGGTCGGCCTGACCGGCCCGGACGTGACGCTCGCTCACTGCGTCTGGACGGACGAGCGCGAGCGGGAGATCATCGACGAGACCGACACGCGCGTCGTCCACTGCCCGTCCTCGAACATGAAACTCGCCAGCGGCGTCGCGCCCGTTCAGGACTACCTCGACCGCGGCGTCACCGTCGGGCTCGGCAACGACGGGCCGCCCTGCAACAACACGCTCGACCCCTTCACGGAGATGCGCCAGGCCAGCCTCCTGGCGAAGGTCGACGGCCTCGACGCGACGGCGCTGCCCGCGTCGACCGTCTTCGAGATGGCGACGGCGGGCGGCGCGACGGCCGCCGGTTTCGAGCGTGTCGGCGCCCTCCGCGAGGGCTACCGCGCCGACGTGATCGGACTGTCGACCGACGGACCGCGCGCGACGCCGGTCCACGATCCCGTCTCGCACCTGGTGTTCGCCGCCCATGGCGACGACGTGCGGTTCACCATGGTCGACGGCGACGTCGTGTACCACGACGGTGAGTTCGCCGCCGTCGACGCGGACGCGGTCACGTCGCGGGCTTCGGAGTTCGCAGCCGAGTTGACCGATGGTTGA